One Aythya fuligula isolate bAytFul2 chromosome W, bAytFul2.pri, whole genome shotgun sequence genomic window carries:
- the LOC116501329 gene encoding olfactory receptor 14C36-like, translating to MPNISSVSEFLLLAFADTRELQLLHFALFLGIYLAALLGNGLILSAIACHHHLHTAMYFFLLNLALLDLGCISTTLPKAMANALWDTRAISYQGCAAQVLFFVFFFGSEYYLLTVMAYDRYVAICKPLHYGSLLGSRACAQMAAAAWGSGFLTAVLHTANTFSLPLCQGNSVDQFFCQIPQIIKLSCSDAYLREVGALLFSISLVIGCFVFIVFSYVQIFRAVLRMPSEQGKHKAFSTCLPHLAVVSLFVSTAIFAYLKPPSISSPSLDLVMAVLYSVLPPAVNPLIYSMRNQELKHAVRKLFYTSSFSINNVRKMNPSVGGLLRVEEQQVPMATMVEHLRQHRANRDSLIAIHELGHRLESQGVDAELGSMV from the exons ATGCCCAACATCAGCTCAGTGagtgagttcctcctgctggcattcgcagacacgcgcgagctgcagctcctgcacttcgcgctcttcctgggcatctacctggctgccctcctgggcaacggcctcatcctcagtGCCATAGcctgccaccaccacctccacactgccatgtacttcttcctgctcaacctcgccctccttgacctgggctgcatctccaccactctgcccaaagccatggccaatgccctctgggacaccagggccatctcctatcaaggaTGTGCTGCTCAAgttctcttttttgtcttcttctttggcTCAGAGTACTATCTACTCACTGTCATGGCCTAcgaccgctacgttgccatctgcaagcccctgcactatgggagcctcctgggcagcagagcttgtgcccagatggcagcagctgcctggggcagtggctttctcactgctgtcctgcacacggccaacacattttccctgcccctctgccaaggcaacTCTGTTGACCAATTCTTTTGTCAAATTCCCCAGATCatcaagctctcctgctcagatgcctacctcagggAAGTCGGGGCACTTTTGTTTAGTATTTCTTTAGTcattggttgttttgttttcattgttttctcgtatgtgcagatcttcagggcagtgctgaggatgccctctgagcagggcaagcacaaagccttttccacgtgcctccctcacctggccgtggtctcccTGTTTGTCAGCACTGCCAtatttgcctacctgaagcccccctccatctcttccccatccctggacctGGTGATGGCTGTTCTATACTCAGTgttgcctccagcagtgaatcCCCTCAtttacagcatgaggaaccaggagctcaaaCATGCAGTGAGGAAACTATTTTATACCTCTTCCTTCAGCATTAATAATGTGCGTAAAATG AATCCTTCTGTTGGGGGTTTGCTgagggttgaagaacagcaggtgccaATGGCTACCATGGTGGAGCACCTGAGGCAGCATCGCgctaaccgagactccctgattgcCATCCATGAGCTGGGTCATCGACTGGAGAGCCAAGGTGTAGATGCAGAGCTTGGgagcatggtttag
- the LOC116501330 gene encoding olfactory receptor 14C36-like — translation MPNSSSVSEFLLLAFADTRELQLLHFALFLGIYLAALLGNGLILSAIACDHRLHTPMYFFLLNLALLDVGCISTTLPKAMANALWDTRAISYQGCAAQVLLFPSLVGAEFFLLTVMAYDRYVAICKPLHYGGLLGSRACAQMAAAAWGSGFLIAVLHTATTFSLPFCQGNVVNQFFCEIPQILKLSCSDAYLREVGTLVFSFSLGCGCFVFIVLSYVQIFRAVLRMPSSQGRHKAFSTCLPHLVVVVLMVSTGMFAYLKPPSISSPSLDLVLAFLYSVVPPALNPLIYSMRNKELKEALRMLLQYSVFQRGTDLLHVTP, via the coding sequence AtgcccaacagcagctctgtcagtgagttcctcctgctggcattcgcagacacgcgcgagctgcagctcctgcactttgcGCTgttcctgggcatctacctggctgccctcctgggcaacggcctcataCTCAGCGCCAtagcctgcgaccaccgcctccacacccccatgtacttcttcctcctcaacctcgccctcctcgacgtgggctgcatctccaccactctgcccaaagccatggccaatgccctctgggacaccagggccatctcctatcaaggatgtgctgcacaggtaCTGCTGTTTCCCTCCTTGGTTGGAGCagagttttttcttctcaccgtcatggcctatgaccgctacgtTGCTATCTGCAAGCCCTTGCACTACGGGggcctcctgggcagcagagcttgtgcccagatggcagcagctgcctggggcagtggctttcttattgctgtcctgcacacggccactacattttccctgcccttcTGCCAAGGCAATGTTGTgaaccagttcttctgtgaaatcccccagatactcaagctctcctgctcagatgcctacctcagggAAGTTGGGACACTtgtgtttagtttttctttaggctgtggttgttttgttttcattgtgttgtcctatgtgcagatcttcagggcagtgctgaggatgccctcttctcagggccggcacaaagccttttccacgtgcctccctcacctggtcGTGGTCGTCCTGATGGTCAGCACTGGcatgtttgcctacctgaagcccccctccatctctTCCCCATCTCTGGACCTGGTGTTGGCATTTCTGTACTCAGTGGTACCTCCAGCactgaaccccctcatctacagcatgaggaataAGGAGCTCAAGGAGGCACTGAGGATGTTATTGCAATATTCAGTATTTCAACGAGGAACCGATCTTCTGCATGTGACTCCCTGA